The Kluyvera intermedia genome window below encodes:
- the cra gene encoding catabolite repressor/activator translates to MKLDEIARLAGVSRTTASYVINGKAKQYRVSDKTVEKVMAVVREHNYHPNAVAAGLRAGRTRSIGLVIPDLENTSYTRIANYLERQARQRGYQLLIACSEDQPDNEMRCIEHLLQRQVDAIIVSTSLPPEHPFYQRWANDSFPIVALDRALDREHFTSVVGADQDDAEMLAAELRTFPAETVLYLGALPELSVSYLREQGFRTAWKEDPREVHFLYANSYEREAAAALFEKWLETHPMPQALFTTSFALLQGVMDVTLRREGKLPTDLAIATFGDNELLDFLQCPVLAVAQRHRDVAERVLEIVLASLDEPRKPKPGLSRIRRNLYHRGSLSRR, encoded by the coding sequence GTGAAACTGGATGAGATCGCCAGGCTTGCCGGTGTTTCCCGAACCACCGCCAGCTATGTGATTAACGGCAAAGCGAAGCAGTACCGTGTAAGCGACAAGACTGTCGAAAAAGTGATGGCCGTGGTGCGTGAGCACAACTACCATCCTAACGCGGTTGCCGCCGGCCTGCGTGCAGGACGTACGCGTTCCATCGGATTAGTGATTCCGGATCTGGAAAATACCAGCTATACGCGCATCGCCAACTATCTTGAGCGTCAGGCTCGTCAGCGTGGTTATCAGCTGTTGATCGCCTGTTCTGAAGATCAGCCGGATAACGAAATGCGCTGTATTGAGCATCTGCTGCAACGTCAGGTGGATGCCATTATTGTCTCAACCTCTCTGCCACCAGAACATCCGTTCTACCAACGCTGGGCTAATGACTCGTTCCCGATTGTTGCGCTTGACCGCGCACTCGACCGTGAACACTTCACAAGCGTAGTGGGCGCCGATCAGGACGATGCTGAAATGCTCGCCGCTGAGTTGCGTACCTTCCCGGCGGAAACGGTGCTTTATCTCGGCGCGTTGCCGGAGCTGTCGGTCAGCTATCTGCGTGAGCAGGGGTTCCGTACGGCCTGGAAAGAGGATCCGCGAGAAGTGCATTTCCTCTATGCCAATAGTTATGAACGCGAAGCTGCGGCGGCGCTGTTTGAAAAATGGCTTGAGACTCATCCTATGCCACAGGCGTTATTCACTACCTCCTTTGCGCTATTACAAGGGGTGATGGATGTTACGCTGCGTCGTGAAGGTAAGCTGCCGACCGATTTAGCCATTGCCACCTTTGGCGATAACGAGTTGCTCGACTTCTTACAATGCCCAGTGCTGGCCGTAGCCCAGCGCCACCGTGATGTTGCGGAGCGTGTGCTGGAGATTGTACTGGCAAGTCTTGACGAACCTCGTAAGCCAAAACCGGGCCTCAGCCGTATTCGTCGTAATCTTTACCATCGTGGCAGCCTGAGCCGTCGATAA